Proteins found in one Drosophila busckii strain San Diego stock center, stock number 13000-0081.31 chromosome 2R, ASM1175060v1, whole genome shotgun sequence genomic segment:
- the LOC108595601 gene encoding SRSF protein kinase 1 gives MDFCTEASNPFNSFYYESDNTGNLVWLPAAAPTFVVGTVIKGRYHVLKTVPHGWLCWDLQTLSEVIINMEPMLEQELNSMRINSIEQQPPQQLDTKPLIKDLNELVRIYPDPVQPGDWLNAHRFKVLQKIGNEHSSSVFLAWDSKKQCNVAIKINRDSVPFKMNAIREIDVFRTIQITDPSSPIQERFVKLYSTFRCDNGHVCMVLEPMDCDLLATLQDLGTGLQLREVKHIVRQLLTALDFLHTRCHYIHTDIKPENILVRHNSKSKWPKQVRKGLKQNCSLQQLFALEYDYDVKLADFGNSLSMHREPESYFHRIQTPPYRAPEAVMGGYYDTSADIWSMACLIFELAAGGYLICPKFDQTFLTDQDLLAQMFGRLGPMPDELRRGVYVDALFDAAGDLKNVFQPYCTIKQTLCDTYCWSERSADAFVAFLTPMMDYDIRKRATAAQCLQHEWLQEEK, from the exons atgGATTTCTGTACTGAAGCATCAAATCCTTTTAATTCGTTTTACTATGAATCCGATAACACAGGTAATTTAGtttggctgccagcagcgGCGCCAACATTCGTTGTTGGAACTGTAATTAAGG GTCGCTATCATGTGCTTAAGACTGTGCCTCATGGCTGGCTCTGCTGGGATTTACAAACTCTTTCTGaagttattataaatatgGAGCCAATGCTTGAGCAGGAATTGAACTCAATGAGAATCAACAGcattgagcagcagccgccgcagcaacTAGATACTAAGCCACTTATAAAAGATCTAAATGAGCTGGTCAGAATATATCCAGATCCTGTACAGCCCGGTGATTGGCTCAATG CGCATCGTTTCAAGGTGCTGCAAAAGATTGGCAACGAACACAGCTCATCTGTATTTCTTGCCTGGGACAgcaaaaaacaatgcaatgtggcaattaaaataaacagagACTCGGTGCCCTTCAAAATGAATGCCATTAGAGAGATTGACGTATTTCGCACCATACAAATCACAGATCCGAGCAGTCCAATACAGGAGCGTTTCGTAAAGCTGTACAGTACATTTAGGTGCGACAATGGTCATGTTTGCATGGTGCTCGAGCCCATGGACTGCGATCTGTTGGCTACATTGCAAGATCTTGGCACCGGACTGCAGCTGCGTGAGGTGAAGCATATAGTGCGACAGCTATTGACGGCGCTGGACTTTCTGCATACGCGCTGCCATTATATCCACACGGATATTAAGCCAGAAAATATTTTGGTCAGGCATAATTCAAAAAGTAAGTGGCCCAAGCAGGTGCGCAAGGGCTTGAAGCaaaattgcagtttgcagcagctgtttgctttggaATACGACTATGATGTAAAGCTGGCGGACTTTGGCAATTCTCTTAGCATGCATAGAGAGCCTGAGTCGTATTTTCATCGCATACAAACGCCGCCATATCGTGCGCCTGAGGCTGTTATGGGCGGATACTACGATACCTCGGCGGACATTTGGAGCATGGCCTGCCTGATCTTTGAGCTGGCCGCAGGCGGATATCTTATTTGCCCGAAGTTCGATCAAACCTTTCTGACGGATCAAGACCTCTTGGCACAAATGTTCGGTCGACTGGGCCCTATGCCTGATGAACTGCGCCGCGGTGTTTATGTAGATGCTCTGTTCGATGCAGCAGGTGATCTAAAAAATGTATTCCAACCATACTGCACCATTAAGCAAACTTTGTGCGATACATATTGCTGGTCAGAAAGATCTGCGGATGCTTTTGTAGCCTTTCTCACGCCTATGATGGACTATGATATAAGGAAGCGTGCAACTGCCGCACAGTGCTTGCAACATGAATGGCTGCAGGAAGAGAAGTAg